A portion of the Thermotoga sp. SG1 genome contains these proteins:
- a CDS encoding 4Fe-4S binding protein: protein MKFDVNFKELIRGGVVPLRGENNFSVWVKIMCNNITSSQLEKLADISEKYGKGYFLLTTNQIPIIPHVKGSDIPKVRKELEQVKAEFEACGSRIRSVKVCYSNNLCPYAKTNPMSLGEKLDRFFYIRDLRHKMKIVVAGCEKGCTIPRALGDVGFVGVDSGKYDVYFGGRLGLKPNIGVKIAENLSEEECVVLLENYVELLRERFHKEERAADVLEVLGLDEVKKALTRDLKRKPSIEFGKCETKINEKEKKTVVRVKALCGEITSNQARKLAEIARKYGRGFIHIGVRGTPEIPYVDEKDVDRILTELKFVGLEILNIGVIQKKGFDNMITCFGKDCLHSNANTQSLLKKIDKVIKEMKLETPGVFKISASGCPNNCALSPLSNLGFTGVVEVEVIPEKCNGCNLCVLNCKVKAITLTNGKAVIDREKCKNCGECMRICPTDAIAAKRYGFMVYRGGRDLNIDKTRLGVEGEKFLTEEEALQVFKEEVMNFVERRKNT, encoded by the coding sequence ATGAAATTCGACGTAAATTTTAAAGAGCTTATTAGAGGGGGAGTGGTTCCGCTAAGAGGAGAAAACAATTTCTCTGTTTGGGTCAAAATAATGTGCAATAACATAACATCCTCACAATTGGAAAAACTGGCTGATATCTCAGAAAAGTATGGTAAAGGATATTTTCTCCTGACCACCAACCAGATTCCAATCATTCCTCACGTGAAAGGTTCTGATATTCCCAAAGTCAGAAAGGAACTGGAGCAGGTAAAAGCTGAGTTCGAAGCTTGTGGCTCGAGAATAAGAAGCGTGAAGGTATGTTACAGTAACAATTTGTGCCCATATGCCAAAACAAATCCCATGTCTCTCGGAGAAAAGTTAGACAGGTTTTTCTACATAAGGGACTTAAGGCATAAAATGAAAATAGTAGTTGCAGGTTGTGAAAAAGGATGTACTATTCCCCGGGCTTTGGGAGATGTTGGTTTTGTGGGAGTTGATTCGGGAAAGTACGATGTTTACTTTGGAGGAAGATTAGGATTAAAACCCAACATTGGAGTTAAAATTGCGGAAAATCTTTCAGAAGAGGAATGTGTTGTGTTGCTTGAAAATTACGTCGAATTGTTGAGAGAACGTTTCCATAAAGAAGAGAGAGCAGCTGATGTTCTTGAAGTGCTAGGACTGGATGAAGTAAAAAAGGCTTTGACAAGGGATCTCAAAAGGAAACCGTCGATAGAGTTTGGAAAATGTGAAACAAAGATAAACGAAAAAGAGAAAAAAACTGTCGTGAGAGTCAAAGCTCTGTGCGGGGAAATAACCTCGAATCAGGCTAGAAAACTAGCAGAAATAGCCCGGAAATACGGTCGGGGGTTCATACACATAGGAGTTAGAGGGACACCGGAGATACCATATGTCGACGAGAAAGATGTGGATAGGATCTTAACCGAACTAAAATTCGTCGGTCTGGAGATATTGAATATCGGTGTTATCCAGAAGAAAGGCTTTGACAATATGATAACGTGTTTTGGAAAAGATTGCTTGCACAGTAATGCAAACACCCAAAGTTTGCTTAAAAAAATAGATAAAGTAATAAAAGAAATGAAATTAGAAACTCCCGGGGTTTTCAAAATATCCGCTTCCGGTTGTCCCAACAATTGTGCCCTTTCACCTCTGAGTAATCTCGGTTTCACGGGAGTTGTAGAAGTCGAGGTGATACCCGAAAAATGCAATGGATGTAACCTGTGTGTTTTAAACTGTAAAGTCAAAGCGATTACCTTGACAAACGGCAAAGCAGTAATAGATCGAGAGAAATGCAAAAATTGTGGCGAGTGTATGAGAATTTGTCCAACAGACGCTATCGCTGCAAAGCGTTATGGTTTTATGGTATACCGCGGTGGAAGAGACCTGAACATAGACAAGACCCGTCTTGGAGTGGAAGGAGAGAAATTTCTAACAGAAGAAGAGGCACTGCAGGTGTTCAAAGAAGAGGTGATGAATTTTGTTGAAAGAAGAAAAAATACTTAA
- a CDS encoding DUF6775 family putative metallopeptidase has product MRIYFEPPLEAPSFFEKIKKIFKFSVSVGKYQFKNPALLAKIRVRNPHERKFYDPFPIEIENEIKNRVEGVIYDGIELLKEFVKDVNPTTPNVLITNRLIATFGEDSRYHLRMIVMGPAAVISFKGIFYAPAKDVGYYLKYSLGFEEKVDMDVEKVLKMLLLQFYAFYEYGEIFCKDEFCFLHNCHTVCELERVKGLCHEHLELLRRDIEFENL; this is encoded by the coding sequence ATGAGAATATATTTTGAGCCTCCCCTGGAGGCTCCTTCTTTTTTTGAAAAGATAAAGAAAATTTTCAAATTCTCAGTATCTGTTGGAAAGTATCAGTTCAAGAATCCTGCTTTGCTGGCAAAAATAAGGGTCAGAAATCCACACGAAAGGAAATTTTACGATCCTTTTCCAATAGAGATAGAAAATGAAATTAAGAATCGTGTAGAAGGAGTAATCTATGACGGTATCGAATTATTGAAGGAATTCGTGAAAGATGTTAACCCCACAACACCAAATGTTTTGATAACAAACAGGTTAATAGCAACATTTGGTGAGGATAGTAGATATCACCTTCGAATGATTGTAATGGGGCCAGCGGCCGTTATCTCCTTCAAAGGAATTTTCTATGCACCTGCGAAAGATGTTGGATACTACCTGAAGTATTCTCTCGGCTTCGAAGAAAAGGTTGATATGGACGTTGAAAAAGTCTTGAAAATGCTGCTTCTTCAATTTTATGCATTTTATGAGTACGGGGAAATTTTTTGTAAGGATGAGTTTTGTTTTCTACATAATTGCCATACTGTCTGTGAACTTGAAAGAGTGAAGGGCCTGTGTCATGAACATCTGGAGCTCCTGCGAAGAGACATTGAATTCGAAAACTTATGA
- the cysK gene encoding cysteine synthase A: MKIAQNVLELIGRTPVVRLNRMVDKDSAEILAKLESFNPGGSVKDRIALSMIEEAERKGLLKEGGVVVEPTSGNTGIGLAMVCAVKGYRCILTMPESMSIERIKILESFGAEVVLTPALEGMRGAIEKAKEIAEKLGAFMPMQFQNPANPEIHRRTTAKEILEATDGELDAFVAGVGTGGTITGVGEILKKHNRNILVVAVEPKSSPVLSGGKPGPHRIQGIGAGFIPEILNLSVIDEVIQVSDEEAYATSKRLCREEGIFVGISAGAACYAALEVAKRLGKGKRVVVIFPDTGERYLSMDQFFRI, from the coding sequence ATGAAAATAGCTCAGAACGTCCTGGAGTTAATTGGTAGAACACCTGTCGTGAGGTTGAACAGGATGGTTGATAAAGATAGCGCCGAAATCCTGGCTAAACTGGAGTCTTTCAACCCCGGAGGGTCAGTGAAAGATAGAATTGCACTTTCAATGATTGAGGAAGCGGAAAGAAAGGGCCTTCTAAAAGAAGGCGGGGTCGTAGTAGAACCTACTTCTGGTAATACGGGTATCGGATTGGCAATGGTTTGTGCTGTGAAAGGCTACAGATGTATCCTCACAATGCCTGAATCCATGAGCATTGAACGCATAAAAATTTTGGAATCCTTCGGAGCGGAGGTGGTTCTTACCCCGGCGCTTGAAGGAATGAGAGGAGCTATAGAAAAAGCAAAAGAAATAGCGGAAAAGTTAGGAGCTTTTATGCCAATGCAGTTTCAGAATCCTGCTAATCCCGAAATCCACAGAAGAACAACTGCGAAAGAAATATTGGAAGCAACTGATGGAGAATTGGATGCCTTCGTAGCCGGAGTGGGAACGGGAGGAACAATAACTGGTGTCGGAGAAATCCTGAAGAAACACAACAGGAATATTCTAGTGGTGGCTGTAGAACCGAAGAGTTCTCCCGTTCTGTCCGGAGGCAAACCTGGCCCACACAGAATACAAGGAATAGGAGCTGGATTTATACCTGAGATTTTGAATTTAAGCGTTATAGACGAAGTTATACAAGTTTCTGATGAAGAAGCTTATGCTACATCAAAAAGATTGTGTAGGGAAGAAGGAATTTTCGTTGGTATATCGGCTGGTGCCGCATGCTATGCTGCTTTGGAGGTTGCTAAAAGACTTGGAAAAGGAAAGAGGGTTGTAGTTATTTTCCCGGATACAGGTGAAAGATACTTGAGTATGGATCAATTTTTTCGGATCTGA
- a CDS encoding molybdopterin-synthase adenylyltransferase MoeB — MKFLDLQIERYTRNILVPEIGTAGQRRLLKSKVLVVGCGGLGVPVILYLAAAGVGQIGVIDHDRIDISNLQRQVIYDTTDLGKKKVSVIKKKVEKLNPDVKIVPYEGKITSENALDIIKDYDMVADCSDNFPTRYLVNDACVLLKKPLSHGAVLRFDGQVTTIIPGESACYRCVFKEPPKPGLVPSCREAGIIGATCGVIGSIQALEIIKYLTDSGELLTNKFLVFSGLKNEFRTVKIAKNNNCPVCGENPTITSLIDYEEFCGGG; from the coding sequence TTGAAATTTCTGGATCTTCAGATAGAAAGATACACCCGAAATATCCTCGTTCCAGAAATAGGAACCGCTGGCCAGAGGAGATTGCTGAAATCTAAAGTGCTGGTTGTGGGATGCGGAGGGCTTGGAGTGCCTGTGATTCTTTATCTTGCCGCTGCTGGTGTCGGTCAGATTGGAGTGATCGATCATGATAGGATCGACATTTCGAATTTGCAACGGCAGGTGATTTACGACACAACAGATTTAGGAAAGAAAAAAGTATCTGTGATCAAGAAGAAGGTGGAGAAATTGAATCCAGACGTGAAGATAGTTCCTTACGAAGGAAAAATCACCTCTGAAAATGCCCTGGATATAATAAAAGACTACGATATGGTTGCTGATTGCTCTGATAATTTTCCAACGAGATATTTGGTCAATGATGCGTGTGTTCTTCTCAAAAAACCGCTTTCTCACGGGGCTGTTCTCAGATTCGACGGTCAGGTGACTACCATCATTCCCGGGGAAAGTGCCTGTTATCGCTGTGTCTTTAAAGAACCTCCAAAACCAGGGTTGGTTCCCTCCTGCCGTGAAGCTGGAATAATCGGAGCTACATGCGGTGTTATTGGATCTATTCAGGCATTGGAAATCATCAAGTATTTGACCGATTCTGGGGAACTTCTCACAAATAAATTTCTCGTTTTCTCCGGGTTAAAAAACGAATTCAGAACAGTAAAGATCGCAAAGAACAATAATTGCCCGGTTTGCGGGGAAAACCCCACCATCACTTCACTCATTGATTATGAAGAATTCTGCGGAGGTGGATAA
- a CDS encoding phosphoadenylyl-sulfate reductase, translating into MRIPVELEGKSPQEIIEWSLKTFGENLVQITGMGAEGMVIMDMYVKLCNKFGYTPKIFTIDTGRLPEETYELIERANEKYKIKINIVFPNNKLVEEIVNKYGPNLFYKSIELRKLCCKVRKLEPLNRILKNVSAWLSGLRRGQSVTRKDTKNFELEEREIDGKKKTILKINPLAYWTEKMVWDYLRENDVPYNSLHDKGYPSIGCEPCTRAVKEGEDPRSGRWWWETPEKRECGIHEVKKIDFSINGWQKVVIGEDGEK; encoded by the coding sequence ATGAGAATTCCTGTGGAACTGGAGGGAAAATCTCCTCAGGAAATCATAGAATGGTCTCTAAAAACTTTTGGAGAAAATCTAGTTCAGATAACAGGAATGGGTGCGGAAGGAATGGTTATTATGGATATGTATGTTAAGTTGTGCAACAAATTTGGATATACACCCAAAATCTTTACTATAGATACAGGTCGCTTGCCGGAAGAAACCTACGAATTAATAGAACGTGCCAACGAAAAGTATAAAATAAAGATTAATATTGTTTTTCCAAACAACAAACTCGTCGAAGAAATTGTAAACAAATATGGTCCCAATCTTTTCTATAAAAGTATCGAACTGAGGAAATTGTGCTGTAAAGTCAGAAAACTGGAACCTTTAAACAGGATTTTGAAAAACGTCAGCGCATGGCTGAGCGGTCTCAGGAGGGGTCAGTCTGTAACAAGAAAGGATACAAAAAATTTTGAGTTAGAAGAAAGAGAAATAGATGGTAAAAAGAAAACCATTTTAAAAATCAATCCTCTTGCTTACTGGACTGAGAAAATGGTTTGGGATTATCTGAGAGAAAACGATGTTCCGTACAACTCCCTTCATGACAAAGGGTACCCAAGCATTGGTTGTGAACCATGTACAAGAGCGGTAAAAGAGGGAGAAGATCCAAGAAGTGGAAGATGGTGGTGGGAAACTCCAGAGAAAAGAGAATGTGGGATTCATGAAGTCAAGAAAATAGATTTTTCCATCAATGGCTGGCAGAAAGTTGTGATCGGAGAGGACGGTGAAAAATGA
- a CDS encoding sulfurtransferase TusA family protein — protein MEKFSPTRTLDLRGVRCPVNFVKAQVTLEEMEDGDILEILLDEGEPLRNVPRSLKDEGHEILRVENLGDYYRLFVRKNSPKKEG, from the coding sequence ATGGAAAAATTTTCTCCAACTCGAACGCTTGATTTGAGAGGTGTTAGATGTCCCGTCAATTTTGTAAAAGCACAGGTGACTCTTGAAGAGATGGAAGATGGAGACATCTTAGAAATACTACTGGATGAAGGAGAACCATTAAGAAATGTGCCCAGAAGTTTGAAAGATGAAGGGCACGAAATACTTCGAGTGGAAAATCTAGGAGATTACTACAGGTTGTTCGTGAGAAAAAATTCCCCGAAAAAGGAGGGGTGA
- a CDS encoding sulfide-dependent adenosine diphosphate thiazole synthase yields the protein MSKILARVSEKDITSAIVDTFYSMLKEHTESDVIIVGAGPSGLMAARELARAGKKVLVIERNNYLGGGFWIGGFLMNKVTVRAPAQEILDEIGVPYEKYKEGLYVADGPHACSKLIASACDAGVKFLNMTNFDDVVIKDNKVAGVVINWTPIQSLPRQITCVDPIALESGFVIDATGHDAFVAKKLEEKGLLQTRGHGSMWVEESEDAVINHTGEIFPGLIVTGMAVSTVFGLPRMGPTFGGMLLSGKRAAQVILEKFKEEESER from the coding sequence ATGTCGAAGATTCTGGCCAGAGTGAGTGAAAAAGATATAACTTCAGCCATCGTGGATACGTTCTATTCTATGTTGAAAGAACATACCGAGTCTGATGTAATAATCGTTGGAGCAGGGCCAAGTGGTCTTATGGCAGCAAGAGAACTGGCAAGAGCAGGAAAGAAGGTATTAGTCATAGAAAGAAACAACTACCTAGGTGGAGGATTCTGGATAGGAGGATTCCTTATGAACAAAGTCACGGTGAGAGCACCTGCTCAGGAGATTTTAGATGAAATAGGAGTACCTTATGAAAAGTACAAAGAAGGGCTTTACGTTGCTGACGGTCCCCACGCTTGTTCAAAGCTCATTGCAAGTGCATGTGATGCGGGAGTAAAATTCCTTAATATGACTAACTTTGATGATGTGGTAATAAAGGATAATAAAGTGGCAGGAGTTGTCATAAATTGGACTCCTATTCAGTCTTTGCCAAGACAGATAACCTGCGTTGATCCAATAGCCTTGGAGTCTGGCTTTGTGATTGATGCCACTGGGCATGATGCTTTTGTGGCTAAGAAATTGGAGGAGAAAGGGCTGTTACAAACAAGAGGACACGGATCTATGTGGGTTGAGGAGAGTGAAGATGCTGTTATAAATCACACTGGTGAAATTTTCCCGGGATTGATTGTTACAGGAATGGCGGTTTCCACTGTCTTCGGTCTTCCAAGGATGGGTCCAACGTTCGGTGGTATGCTCTTGAGTGGTAAAAGAGCAGCACAAGTAATATTGGAGAAGTTTAAGGAGGAAGAAAGCGAACGATGA
- a CDS encoding Rrf2 family transcriptional regulator, with protein MKISTKGRYGLRAILNLAFYGKRNEPVLLSDISEREDIPYKYLGQIMNELVKAGFVKSIKGRKGGYLLNKNPKNITIYEVLQALERDLSVADCVTNPGICHRASSCAVRDVFEELSHNIKKTLSSITLDDLIKNQVTKINNIIYNI; from the coding sequence ATGAAGATTTCAACAAAAGGAAGATATGGATTAAGAGCTATCTTGAACCTAGCCTTTTATGGAAAAAGAAATGAACCTGTCCTTTTGAGTGATATTTCGGAAAGAGAAGACATTCCTTACAAATACCTGGGACAAATTATGAATGAACTCGTCAAAGCAGGCTTTGTTAAAAGCATAAAAGGTAGAAAGGGTGGATATTTGTTAAATAAGAATCCAAAAAACATCACTATTTATGAAGTTCTTCAGGCCCTGGAAAGAGATCTCTCTGTTGCAGATTGTGTAACAAATCCCGGTATTTGTCACCGAGCAAGTTCCTGCGCAGTCAGAGATGTTTTTGAAGAGCTCTCACATAATATCAAAAAAACTTTATCCTCTATAACTTTGGATGACCTTATCAAAAATCAAGTTACGAAGATCAATAACATAATTTACAACATTTAG
- a CDS encoding M67 family metallopeptidase, producing the protein MSTLILRKSEYKEIIDHCFETFPFEACGLLAGTIKNDQYEVLQVFRMSNIAEDPARNYLMDPKEQFNVFKQMRKQQLCFLGIYHSHPLSDPFPSKKDVEMAYYPEAVYIIVSLKHPQVPRVKAFRILNGEIFEVELIIKEVN; encoded by the coding sequence ATGAGCACTTTGATACTGAGAAAATCCGAATACAAAGAGATTATAGACCACTGTTTTGAAACGTTTCCATTTGAAGCCTGTGGACTACTAGCCGGAACAATCAAAAACGATCAATACGAAGTCTTGCAAGTTTTTAGAATGAGTAATATCGCTGAAGATCCAGCAAGAAATTATTTAATGGATCCAAAGGAGCAGTTCAATGTCTTCAAACAAATGCGAAAACAACAACTGTGTTTTCTAGGTATATATCATTCGCATCCTCTATCAGATCCCTTTCCTTCAAAAAAAGACGTTGAAATGGCGTATTATCCAGAAGCGGTCTACATCATAGTTTCCTTAAAACACCCTCAAGTTCCTCGAGTTAAGGCTTTCAGAATTTTAAATGGTGAGATTTTTGAGGTGGAATTGATAATTAAGGAGGTGAACTAA
- a CDS encoding MoaD family protein, which yields MVKVKIPHFLRSKGEQEIELEATDIRELIEKLEERIHGVKSIIYDEKGDLNPFINIFVNDEDIRFLEGLDTKLKDGDKILIMPAIAGGDEN from the coding sequence ATGGTGAAGGTTAAAATTCCCCACTTTCTGAGATCGAAAGGTGAACAGGAGATTGAATTGGAAGCTACGGATATTAGGGAACTCATAGAAAAATTGGAGGAGAGAATTCATGGAGTAAAATCCATTATTTACGATGAAAAGGGTGATCTGAATCCGTTTATAAACATCTTCGTGAACGATGAAGACATCCGTTTTCTTGAAGGGTTAGACACAAAGTTGAAAGACGGAGACAAAATCCTGATAATGCCTGCAATAGCAGGAGGGGATGAGAATTGA
- a CDS encoding phosphate ABC transporter substrate-binding protein PstS, with translation MKKFLVMFLLAVSVFLVAETLVIKGSNTVFPIAQLWIEEFKKVHPDVQVTLEGAGSSTGIAALFNGTTDIANSSRWLKPEEIERMNKEGKYFIPFLIGFDGIAIIVNKDLGIDDISIETLKKIYTGEIQYWSQVNPNLPRKRIVVYSRNTASGTYETFESKVLGGARMAPYVRMVESTQIEIENVARNPYAIAYVGVGYVTDDVKVLKVNGIYPTKENILKGKYPIARPLFMFVDATNGFPEMGSLVFEFIMFAFSKKGQELVEKAGYVAAYGQ, from the coding sequence ATGAAAAAGTTCCTTGTGATGTTTCTTCTCGCTGTTTCGGTCTTCCTTGTGGCAGAAACACTCGTCATCAAGGGCTCCAACACGGTCTTTCCCATCGCACAGTTGTGGATCGAGGAGTTCAAGAAGGTCCATCCCGATGTTCAAGTGACACTCGAAGGTGCGGGATCTTCCACGGGGATAGCCGCCCTCTTCAACGGAACAACAGACATCGCCAACTCCAGCAGATGGCTCAAACCTGAAGAGATCGAACGAATGAACAAGGAAGGAAAGTACTTCATACCGTTTCTCATTGGATTCGACGGGATAGCCATCATCGTGAACAAGGACCTTGGAATCGATGACATCTCCATAGAGACACTGAAGAAGATCTACACCGGTGAGATCCAGTACTGGTCTCAGGTGAACCCGAATCTACCGAGAAAAAGGATCGTCGTCTACTCCAGAAACACCGCCTCTGGAACCTACGAGACCTTCGAAAGCAAAGTCCTCGGTGGTGCAAGGATGGCACCTTACGTGAGAATGGTCGAGAGCACCCAGATCGAGATAGAAAACGTGGCACGAAATCCGTACGCCATCGCCTACGTCGGTGTGGGATACGTCACTGACGACGTGAAGGTTCTGAAGGTGAACGGCATCTACCCGACGAAGGAAAACATCCTGAAGGGAAAGTATCCGATAGCAAGACCGCTCTTCATGTTCGTCGATGCGACAAATGGGTTTCCTGAGATGGGGAGTCTCGTTTTCGAATTCATCATGTTTGCGTTCTCAAAGAAAGGGCAGGAACTGGTAGAAAAAGCTGGTTACGTGGCTGCTTACGGTCAGTGA
- the thrC gene encoding threonine synthase, producing MNNVKGLKCRECGALYQVSPIFFCEKCFGPLDVVYHYDRIKVDKKAIEKRSQNIWRYRELLPVDKEPELGLFTGFTPLVKADNLAKTLGVRELYIKYDGVNFPTLSFKDRLVAVAVSKALEFGFNVVACASTGNLANSVAAFASQASLQSYIFIPEDLELGKIVGTSVYKPRLVKVKGSYDDVNRLCTEIALKYNWAFVNINLRPFYSEGSKTFIFEVVEQLGWRAPQNIVVPVGGASLITKIWKGLKELKEVGLIDEIKTRLFAAQPEGCSPVVNALRDGTDRVRPVKPNTIAKSIAIGNPADGIYAVRSVRESNGKGESVSDEEIIEGIKLLAETEGIFTETAGGVVVAVAKKLIEKGVISEDEEVVLAITGNGLKTQEVVSEQLENAKVIDAKLESFEEVLRTW from the coding sequence TTGAACAATGTCAAGGGATTAAAGTGCAGGGAGTGCGGTGCGTTGTACCAAGTCTCCCCCATCTTCTTCTGTGAAAAGTGTTTCGGGCCGCTGGATGTTGTATACCATTACGACAGGATAAAGGTCGATAAAAAAGCGATAGAAAAAAGAAGCCAAAACATATGGAGATACAGGGAACTTCTTCCTGTTGATAAAGAACCAGAATTAGGGCTTTTCACAGGATTTACCCCTCTGGTAAAAGCTGATAATCTGGCTAAGACACTTGGCGTCAGGGAATTGTACATAAAGTACGATGGAGTAAACTTCCCCACGTTATCTTTCAAAGACAGGTTAGTAGCGGTGGCTGTATCCAAGGCTCTGGAATTTGGTTTTAATGTGGTTGCCTGTGCTTCCACGGGCAATCTGGCCAATTCAGTAGCAGCGTTTGCTTCTCAAGCATCACTTCAAAGCTATATTTTCATTCCAGAAGATTTGGAACTTGGCAAAATAGTGGGAACATCTGTATACAAACCAAGATTAGTAAAGGTAAAAGGTTCGTACGATGACGTGAACAGACTCTGTACCGAGATAGCTCTGAAATACAACTGGGCCTTTGTGAACATAAACTTGAGGCCTTTCTATTCCGAAGGTTCAAAGACTTTTATATTTGAAGTTGTTGAACAATTAGGATGGCGCGCCCCACAAAATATCGTGGTACCAGTTGGAGGTGCCTCTCTTATAACAAAGATCTGGAAAGGTTTAAAGGAATTGAAGGAAGTCGGACTCATAGACGAGATAAAAACTAGGCTCTTTGCAGCTCAGCCTGAAGGGTGCTCGCCAGTAGTTAACGCCTTAAGAGACGGTACAGATCGGGTCAGACCTGTCAAACCTAATACCATTGCCAAGTCAATAGCGATAGGTAACCCGGCAGATGGGATCTACGCAGTCAGGTCTGTTCGAGAGAGCAATGGTAAGGGAGAAAGTGTATCTGATGAAGAGATAATTGAAGGAATAAAACTTCTGGCTGAGACTGAGGGGATTTTCACAGAAACAGCCGGAGGAGTTGTGGTCGCGGTCGCTAAAAAACTCATCGAAAAAGGCGTGATTTCTGAGGATGAAGAAGTGGTTCTGGCCATTACGGGAAATGGTTTGAAGACTCAAGAAGTGGTATCAGAACAGCTGGAAAATGCGAAAGTTATCGATGCGAAATTGGAAAGCTTTGAGGAGGTGCTCAGAACATGGTGA
- a CDS encoding YbaN family protein: MLKEEKILKLLMIFLGTLFVILGTVGIFLPLVPTTPFLLLAAICYARGSRKFYEWLVNNKLFGNYIKNYLEKRGIPLKTKIVAIATLWGFILLSAFTIIPLVLVKFLLLLIAVGVTIHILKLPTLKK, translated from the coding sequence TTGTTGAAAGAAGAAAAAATACTTAAACTGCTGATGATTTTTCTTGGTACCCTATTTGTCATTCTAGGAACAGTTGGGATATTTCTTCCCCTCGTACCTACCACTCCCTTTCTTTTGCTTGCAGCAATATGTTACGCCAGGGGATCCAGGAAATTCTACGAATGGCTGGTGAATAACAAACTCTTCGGGAATTATATTAAAAATTATCTAGAAAAGCGCGGGATCCCTTTAAAAACAAAAATTGTAGCGATCGCTACATTGTGGGGGTTCATCCTGCTATCAGCCTTTACAATAATCCCACTGGTACTGGTAAAGTTTCTTCTTTTATTAATAGCTGTCGGCGTTACCATACACATTCTGAAGTTACCAACACTAAAAAAATAA
- the thiS gene encoding sulfur carrier protein ThiS encodes MRIKVNGKLEEVEDNMRLLDLLKEKNIRIEAVVVELNGKILEKAELKDVVLKEGDEIEFLYYMGGGTEL; translated from the coding sequence ATGCGAATCAAGGTGAATGGAAAGCTTGAAGAAGTGGAAGATAATATGCGATTACTGGATCTTCTGAAAGAAAAAAACATAAGAATCGAAGCTGTAGTTGTAGAGCTCAACGGCAAGATATTGGAAAAAGCCGAATTAAAGGACGTGGTCTTAAAAGAAGGTGATGAAATAGAATTTCTTTATTACATGGGTGGAGGTACAGAACTATGA
- a CDS encoding transposase, giving the protein MKLKRLTPDTIQKLIKLIENELTPQDGKRKRGRPKVYSDSFILLVSFIKTMMNLSFRDTVYHIQHTLKMKSPSVSTLHYRFSKLDEKLLEKIFEKVLEKLKVNEDEELEFIVLDGTGFGYGGKGELNYKRGSEIRLAEALYGMSREVLEEFFEMAEEAIIPVRDTLRTRVKDEVRKKAKDMYERYRDSYRNRYVVEQVIGKIKNAYGGIERAKSYEMAVKSIWAKMILYNWAIIFCFCFWSEMGYFEGYHTITMFLEQIPDTIDNIIL; this is encoded by the coding sequence ATGAAGCTGAAAAGATTAACTCCAGATACAATTCAAAAGCTCATAAAGCTCATAGAGAATGAATTAACCCCTCAGGATGGAAAGAGAAAGCGCGGAAGACCAAAAGTCTACTCCGACAGTTTCATACTCCTCGTGTCCTTCATAAAGACCATGATGAATCTCTCATTCAGAGACACTGTCTACCATATCCAGCATACCCTAAAGATGAAATCTCCTTCCGTATCAACACTTCATTACAGGTTCTCCAAACTGGATGAGAAGCTCCTTGAGAAGATATTTGAGAAAGTGCTCGAGAAGCTGAAAGTAAATGAAGACGAAGAGCTTGAATTTATAGTTTTAGATGGCACAGGGTTTGGATATGGGGGCAAAGGGGAGCTGAACTACAAGAGAGGGAGTGAGATAAGGTTGGCGGAAGCATTGTATGGGATGAGCAGGGAGGTATTGGAGGAGTTCTTTGAGATGGCGGAAGAAGCGATAATTCCAGTTAGAGACACACTGCGTACGAGGGTGAAGGATGAGGTTAGGAAGAAGGCGAAGGATATGTATGAGAGATACAGGGATAGTTATAGGAACAGGTATGTGGTGGAGCAAGTGATAGGTAAGATAAAGAACGCGTATGGAGGTATTGAGAGAGCGAAGAGTTATGAGATGGCGGTGAAAAGCATCTGGGCGAAGATGATACTTTACAACTGGGCGATAATTTTTTGCTTTTGTTTCTGGTCAGAGATGGGTTATTTCGAAGGCTATCACACCATTACTATGTTTCTAGAACAGATTCCCGATACTATTGACAACATAATTCTCTGA